A region from the Pseudomonadales bacterium genome encodes:
- a CDS encoding class I SAM-dependent methyltransferase, whose protein sequence is MQLPIDIHSIKGFLDPAEGAALYQHAVEIAALGPCLEVGSYCGKSTVYLGAAAKQANNIVYAVDHHRGSEEHQLGEEYHDPDLYDQGVGLMDSFREFRKAMRAAQLENHVVPIVAPSLVVARQWATPLGMVFIDGGHSWEAALSDYRSWVAHIRVGGILAIHDIFPDPTQGGQAPYDIWKLAKASGLFEELPMVKTLGLFRRV, encoded by the coding sequence ATGCAACTTCCTATCGACATCCATTCCATCAAAGGTTTTCTCGACCCTGCAGAGGGCGCAGCTCTGTATCAACACGCGGTAGAAATAGCCGCGCTAGGCCCCTGTTTGGAAGTTGGCAGCTACTGCGGCAAATCGACGGTCTACCTCGGCGCCGCTGCCAAGCAAGCCAACAACATTGTCTACGCCGTCGATCACCATCGCGGTTCGGAAGAACACCAACTTGGCGAGGAATATCACGACCCTGATTTGTATGATCAAGGTGTTGGTTTGATGGATAGCTTCCGCGAATTTCGCAAAGCCATGCGCGCTGCACAATTGGAAAACCATGTCGTGCCGATTGTTGCGCCTTCACTGGTTGTGGCACGACAGTGGGCAACACCACTGGGCATGGTTTTTATCGACGGCGGCCACTCTTGGGAAGCTGCACTGAGCGATTACCGCAGCTGGGTGGCGCATATTCGCGTCGGCGGCATCCTCGCTATTCACGACATTTTTCCCGATCCAACACAAGGCGGCCAAGCGCCTTACGACATTTGGAAACTCGCCAAAGCATCAGGTTTGTTTGAAGAATTGCCGATGGTGAAAACGCTGGGCTTATTTCGCCGCGTGTAA
- the epmA gene encoding EF-P lysine aminoacylase EpmA yields MIDWRPSASIAMLQKRAALLAYLRAFFAERGAMEVDAPAITATAVTDPNIESLAVNFAQRADFDGSLITSPEFYMKRLLAAGSGDIYSLNHAFRADESGSRHHREFMLLEWYRCGWSIDMLMQEVEVLVRGVLDGAVQYLTYRDAFMTHTGLDPFFVSVDVLKKYAQEKLSPAFDSDDRDLWLDLLFSHLVEPQLRGLVFLTQFPAAQAALAQTELDEYGNAVASRFELYIDGVEMANGYQEELNTEVLRERFLSDQQKRAQRSQHVPALDERFLAAMVAGLPPCAGVALGVDRLLMALCGEKKIRAVVSFLQ; encoded by the coding sequence GTGATTGATTGGCGACCGTCAGCATCGATAGCAATGCTACAAAAACGCGCTGCGTTGTTGGCATACTTGCGTGCTTTTTTTGCCGAGCGCGGTGCCATGGAAGTGGATGCACCGGCAATTACGGCAACAGCCGTCACTGATCCCAATATCGAAAGCCTTGCCGTCAATTTTGCGCAGCGCGCTGACTTTGATGGTAGCCTGATCACATCGCCAGAGTTTTATATGAAGCGCCTGCTGGCAGCGGGCAGCGGCGATATTTACAGCTTGAATCATGCATTCCGTGCCGATGAATCGGGCTCGCGTCATCACCGTGAATTTATGCTGTTGGAGTGGTATCGCTGCGGCTGGTCAATCGATATGTTGATGCAAGAAGTGGAAGTTTTGGTGCGTGGTGTATTGGACGGCGCGGTGCAATACCTCACTTATCGCGATGCGTTTATGACTCACACAGGTTTAGATCCTTTTTTTGTTAGTGTGGATGTATTAAAAAAATATGCGCAGGAAAAGTTATCGCCTGCGTTTGATTCGGATGATCGCGACCTTTGGTTGGATCTGTTGTTTTCGCATCTCGTTGAACCTCAATTGCGCGGCTTGGTGTTTTTGACGCAATTTCCCGCAGCACAAGCGGCGTTGGCGCAGACAGAGCTGGATGAATACGGCAACGCCGTGGCTTCGCGCTTTGAGTTGTATATCGACGGCGTGGAAATGGCGAACGGCTATCAAGAAGAATTAAATACAGAAGTTTTGCGCGAGCGTTTTTTATCCGACCAACAAAAACGCGCGCAGCGTTCGCAACATGTACCTGCTTTGGATGAGCGGTTTTTGGCGGCAATGGTGGCGGGTTTGCCGCCCTGCGCTGGCGTGGCTCTAGGCGTGGATCGTTTATTGATGGCGCTGTGTGGTGAGAAAAAAATTCGCGCTGTGGTGTCTTTTCTCCAATAA
- the efp gene encoding elongation factor P, with product MANYSTSEFKGGLKVMLDGDPCNILENEHVKPGKGQAFNRVKLKNLKTGRVLEKTFKSGDTLEGADVADSDMQYLYNDGEYWHFMEPESFEQHQANKATVGDAALWLKEQDTCIVTLYNGAPLAVTPPNHVVMEVVETDPGLRGDTATGGTKPAKLATGAVVKVPLFMNVGDLIKIDTRTGEYLSRAKE from the coding sequence ATGGCGAACTATTCTACCAGTGAATTCAAAGGCGGACTCAAAGTGATGTTGGACGGCGATCCGTGCAATATTCTGGAGAACGAGCATGTCAAACCTGGTAAGGGGCAAGCATTCAATCGCGTGAAATTGAAGAACTTGAAAACAGGTCGCGTGTTGGAAAAAACTTTCAAATCGGGCGATACATTGGAAGGCGCTGATGTAGCAGATTCTGATATGCAGTATTTGTACAACGATGGTGAATATTGGCACTTCATGGAGCCAGAATCCTTCGAACAGCATCAAGCAAACAAGGCAACCGTGGGTGATGCGGCGTTGTGGTTGAAAGAACAAGACACTTGCATCGTCACGCTGTATAACGGCGCGCCGTTGGCAGTGACACCACCGAATCATGTGGTGATGGAAGTGGTAGAAACAGATCCGGGTTTGCGCGGTGATACCGCCACTGGCGGCACCAAGCCGGCTAAGTTGGCAACCGGCGCTGTGGTTAAAGTGCCGTTGTTTATGAATGTCGGCGACTTGATCAAAATTGATACGCGCACGGGCGAATATCTCAGCCGCGCGAAAGAGTAA
- the epmB gene encoding EF-P beta-lysylation protein EpmB, whose amino-acid sequence MIPVSDAACQVQTTHEHDDDWQSILRTAISDPAVLCQRLSLSVDQSEAILQACRDFPLRVPEPYLQRIESRNPQDPLLLQVLPQSAELLEQPGYSGDPLDEQAHNPVPGLIHKYASRVLLISTSLCAVHCRYCFRREFPYQDNRNSRLDWQQALNYIRQHTELNEVILSGGDPLTLPNKQLAWLTEQIASIPHITRLRLHTRLPIVIPQRITPALLHTLTSSRLQSIVVLHSNHPNEIDAAVAHAIQALQSSGITTLNQSVLLAGINDNAATLAALSERLFAAGCLPYYLHALDKVKGSQHFAVHDTTASEIHRQLQALLPGFLVPRLVRENAGQPSKSWLI is encoded by the coding sequence ATGATACCCGTTTCCGATGCAGCCTGTCAGGTTCAAACCACGCACGAACACGATGACGATTGGCAATCCATTCTGCGCACTGCCATCAGTGACCCCGCCGTGTTATGCCAGCGATTATCACTATCTGTCGATCAATCTGAAGCCATTCTTCAAGCGTGCCGCGATTTCCCGCTGCGTGTGCCTGAGCCGTATTTGCAGCGCATCGAATCGCGCAATCCGCAGGATCCGCTCTTGCTGCAAGTGCTACCGCAGTCAGCAGAATTGCTGGAACAGCCAGGCTACTCTGGTGACCCTCTCGACGAGCAAGCGCACAATCCAGTTCCGGGCTTAATTCACAAGTACGCCTCGCGCGTGTTGCTGATCAGCACCAGCCTGTGTGCGGTGCACTGCCGCTACTGTTTTCGCCGCGAGTTTCCGTATCAAGACAATCGCAATAGCCGTTTGGATTGGCAGCAGGCGCTCAATTACATCCGCCAACACACCGAGCTGAATGAGGTCATTCTATCCGGCGGCGATCCGCTCACGCTGCCCAACAAACAACTGGCATGGCTCACCGAACAGATCGCCAGTATTCCTCACATCACCCGTCTACGCCTGCACACACGCCTGCCCATTGTGATACCGCAGCGCATTACGCCCGCACTGCTGCACACACTGACCAGCAGCCGTTTGCAGTCAATTGTGGTGCTGCACAGCAATCACCCTAATGAAATTGATGCGGCTGTTGCACACGCTATCCAAGCCCTCCAGAGCAGCGGCATAACGACGCTCAATCAATCTGTATTGCTGGCTGGTATCAACGACAACGCCGCCACTCTCGCCGCGCTCAGCGAGCGCCTGTTCGCCGCCGGCTGCCTGCCCTACTACCTGCACGCGCTGGATAAAGTGAAAGGCAGCCAGCACTTTGCTGTGCACGATACAACCGCCAGCGAGATTCACCGCCAGCTCCAAGCCCTACTGCCCGGCTTTCTTGTGCCGCGCCTAGTGCGTGAGAACGCAGGACAGCCTTCAAAATCTTGGTTGATCTAG
- a CDS encoding EAL domain-containing protein, with product MSKTETTRLLIINDNASEVERLLSMLRNSGHTMRSQHVPSIEGLEKLLGDQAWDLLLAVDSAKSCDPKAALRAIKKLDKDIPAIFLTETDPDELAIALIDGLKAGARDVVILDDDQHLLMVMARELGNLQERRERRAADRKLLASEKRCQQLLDSSRDAIAYVEDGMFLYANQSFAERFGYKETDDIIVMPVVDIIADSDQEKYKSFMKAFKFSENDNQDLSLTGTRHDGSSFNIDIAVSHAIFENDPCTQLLVSAQIGLDSAAVAAEIKKASNLDALTGLYNRLYINNLLSQAVHDASEKDKFSSLHIISIDLYDEMRSTLGASARDAATKDLANFIKNTLGSNGTLGRVADGEFAWVVSGIDEEQQTQQARDLCQKIASHICQAGGKTTQVTVSIGICPITEKTTSSDQVLDRAHNACEEVIKAGKNGTGNGAHYFIASLNDTYEQDDSLITEVIENTLRKDGFTLRYQPFISLQGDSTEHYEALLHMAPDDKGQTVDNKEIFRVLAHNNELGKKIDRWTIINAAKALAAHHNAGHDTSLLLNISAATLRDEGFPGWLKVALETANIPAKAIILQFSETDAANYLTHAKTFCNAMSDLNIRCSIKHFGCSLDPFKTLSHLDVELVKIDGSFATDIQHKNEKVDPLKELIAHLNEARKTSIVPYVEQASLMATLWQSGAHFIQGNYIQAPKEKMEFAFEE from the coding sequence ATGAGCAAAACAGAAACTACTCGTCTCCTCATCATCAATGACAACGCCAGCGAAGTTGAACGCTTGCTGAGTATGCTGCGCAATTCGGGTCACACCATGCGCTCGCAGCATGTGCCGAGCATCGAGGGCTTAGAAAAATTACTGGGCGACCAAGCGTGGGATTTATTGTTGGCTGTTGATTCAGCTAAATCTTGTGATCCTAAAGCTGCGCTGCGTGCTATCAAAAAATTAGACAAAGATATTCCTGCTATTTTTCTTACCGAAACCGATCCCGATGAATTGGCCATTGCACTAATTGACGGCTTAAAAGCGGGCGCGCGCGATGTGGTGATTTTGGACGACGACCAACACTTATTGATGGTGATGGCGCGCGAATTGGGGAACTTACAAGAACGCCGTGAACGCCGCGCCGCCGACAGAAAATTATTAGCCTCCGAAAAACGCTGCCAGCAATTGCTTGATAGTTCGCGTGATGCGATTGCCTATGTCGAAGACGGCATGTTCCTCTATGCCAACCAAAGTTTTGCAGAACGATTTGGCTACAAAGAAACGGACGACATCATTGTGATGCCTGTTGTCGATATCATTGCCGATTCAGATCAAGAGAAATACAAAAGCTTCATGAAAGCTTTTAAGTTTAGCGAAAACGACAATCAAGATTTGTCTTTAACTGGTACGCGCCATGATGGCAGCAGCTTCAATATTGATATTGCTGTTTCACACGCTATTTTTGAAAACGATCCCTGCACACAACTACTGGTTTCCGCACAGATTGGCTTAGACAGCGCCGCTGTTGCTGCAGAAATCAAAAAAGCCAGCAACCTTGATGCGCTCACCGGCCTTTACAACCGCCTCTACATAAATAACTTACTGAGCCAAGCGGTGCACGATGCATCCGAAAAAGATAAGTTCAGTTCACTGCACATTATCAGTATCGATCTATACGACGAAATGCGCTCTACCCTCGGAGCATCTGCACGCGACGCAGCAACAAAAGATCTGGCCAACTTTATTAAAAATACATTAGGTAGCAACGGCACCCTCGGTAGGGTTGCCGACGGTGAATTTGCTTGGGTTGTTAGTGGTATTGATGAAGAGCAGCAGACACAACAAGCACGAGACCTCTGTCAAAAAATAGCCAGTCATATCTGCCAGGCAGGTGGAAAAACAACGCAAGTCACTGTCAGCATAGGAATCTGTCCTATTACCGAAAAAACCACCAGCTCAGATCAAGTGCTGGACCGCGCGCACAATGCCTGTGAAGAAGTTATAAAAGCAGGAAAAAATGGTACAGGTAATGGAGCGCATTACTTTATTGCCTCGTTGAATGACACCTACGAGCAAGATGATTCACTCATCACAGAAGTGATTGAAAACACTTTACGCAAAGATGGGTTCACCTTGAGGTATCAACCCTTTATCAGTTTACAGGGCGACTCCACAGAGCACTATGAAGCGCTGCTGCATATGGCTCCTGATGACAAAGGACAAACCGTTGACAACAAGGAAATATTCAGAGTCCTTGCGCATAACAACGAGCTAGGTAAAAAGATAGATCGCTGGACCATAATCAACGCAGCGAAAGCTCTCGCCGCACACCACAATGCTGGCCATGACACGAGTCTATTGCTCAACATTAGTGCAGCAACTTTACGCGATGAAGGCTTTCCAGGGTGGCTAAAAGTCGCCTTAGAAACGGCCAACATTCCAGCCAAAGCAATCATATTGCAGTTCTCTGAAACGGATGCTGCAAACTACCTCACCCATGCAAAAACTTTCTGCAATGCGATGAGCGATCTTAATATTCGATGCAGCATCAAACATTTCGGTTGCTCTCTCGATCCATTTAAAACACTAAGTCATTTAGATGTGGAATTAGTCAAGATTGACGGCTCTTTTGCCACTGACATTCAACATAAAAATGAAAAAGTGGATCCACTGAAAGAATTGATAGCACATCTAAATGAAGCAAGAAAAACATCCATTGTTCCCTATGTAGAACAAGCGTCCCTAATGGCGACACTGTGGCAATCAGGCGCACATTTCATACAGGGAAATTATATACAAGCGCCTAAAGAGAAAATGGAGTTTGCATTTGAGGAATAA
- a CDS encoding DUF3391 domain-containing protein → MSGIKQVKVDVNELIIGMYVSGLDRPWSQTPFPLQGFFIRQPDEIDQLRLYCKYVHIDVQRGKQPVAVKHASIEKKGDSADGKAGAERQRQQITAAPLKLRHNFYSDPVALKKENVAAEKLHGDIKANINEVMSGLTQGGTIEVKKTTQLASQVVDSVVRNPDAFSWLSRIRDKDEFTYGHVVRSAVWAGVFGRHIGLDKKEMNVLVSACLLKDIGKVKLPKELLTIQESEHTAEQQAEYKKFIDYSVETLRATPGVPAEIIHVVRNHCERFDGSGYPQGLLGDKIPFLAKVAGIVTVYDAVTNPRNSKYPLAPSKAMAKLYDMRNIEFQEELVVQFIQALGIYPTGTLIELNTGEVAVVVEQTFARRLKPKVAIVIDKDKNKLKEPVILDLFEDFSDKLRKAEKRGQPTSSIKAIEIIKDLEPGVYDVDIAEVRDSYLKETWNWRTVLGNITGR, encoded by the coding sequence GTGTCAGGTATTAAACAGGTCAAAGTCGATGTCAATGAGCTGATCATTGGTATGTATGTGTCGGGGTTGGACAGACCTTGGTCGCAGACGCCATTTCCGCTGCAAGGTTTTTTTATTCGTCAGCCGGATGAAATAGATCAACTTCGGCTGTACTGCAAATATGTGCATATCGATGTCCAGCGAGGCAAACAGCCGGTTGCAGTGAAGCATGCATCGATAGAGAAAAAAGGAGACTCAGCAGACGGTAAAGCAGGAGCTGAGAGACAGCGCCAACAAATTACCGCTGCGCCGCTTAAATTACGACACAACTTTTACAGTGATCCTGTCGCATTAAAAAAAGAAAATGTGGCGGCAGAAAAACTGCACGGTGACATTAAGGCAAACATCAATGAGGTGATGAGTGGCCTTACGCAAGGCGGAACCATTGAAGTAAAAAAAACCACGCAACTGGCAAGCCAAGTTGTGGATTCTGTGGTGCGCAACCCCGATGCTTTTTCATGGCTATCGCGTATTCGTGATAAAGATGAATTTACTTATGGCCATGTTGTGCGATCAGCGGTGTGGGCCGGTGTTTTTGGGCGACACATTGGCCTTGATAAAAAAGAAATGAATGTCTTGGTGTCTGCTTGCTTACTGAAAGACATCGGTAAAGTAAAACTGCCTAAGGAGCTGTTGACGATTCAGGAATCTGAACACACAGCCGAGCAACAAGCGGAATATAAAAAATTTATTGATTACAGCGTAGAAACACTGCGAGCTACTCCCGGCGTGCCCGCTGAAATTATTCATGTGGTGCGCAATCACTGTGAACGCTTTGATGGCTCTGGCTATCCGCAAGGTTTATTGGGTGACAAAATTCCGTTTCTAGCAAAAGTAGCAGGTATTGTTACGGTGTATGACGCTGTGACTAACCCGCGTAATAGTAAATACCCGCTGGCTCCATCAAAAGCGATGGCAAAACTGTATGACATGCGCAATATCGAATTCCAAGAGGAATTGGTGGTGCAGTTCATACAGGCTTTGGGTATTTATCCAACGGGTACACTGATCGAATTAAATACCGGTGAAGTGGCTGTAGTGGTTGAACAAACTTTTGCACGGCGCTTAAAACCCAAAGTCGCTATTGTGATTGATAAGGATAAGAACAAACTCAAGGAGCCAGTGATTCTAGATTTGTTTGAAGATTTTTCTGACAAATTGCGCAAGGCAGAAAAACGCGGTCAGCCGACTAGCTCCATTAAGGCGATTGAGATCATCAAGGATCTCGAGCCTGGCGTTTATGATGTGGATATCGCCGAAGTGCGTGACAGCTATCTGAAAGAAACTTGGAACTGGCGCACGGTATTAGGAAATATTACTGGGCGTTAG
- the hemE gene encoding uroporphyrinogen decarboxylase, with the protein MTELKNDRFLRALMRQSVDMTPVWMMRQAGRYLPEYRATRTQAGDFLKLCMNTELACEVTLQPLRRYALDAAILFSDILTIPDAMGLGLYFEEGEGPRFRKTIRTEADINQLAVINPEKDLPYVTDAVKLIRRELNGAVPLIGFSGSPWTLATYMIEGGSSREFQHAKRMLYDTPAMLHQLLTVLADSVAVYLNAQIEAGAQAVQIFDTWGGALSHAAYEEFSLAYMTRVVSQLQRQREGRAVPVILFTKGGGQWLEAMAASGCDALGLDWTVDIGKARQRVGDKVALQGNMDPAILRASPQAIRTEVKRILESFGAHSGHVFNLGHGITPDVPPEHAGCFIDAVHEFSQ; encoded by the coding sequence ATGACTGAGTTGAAAAATGACCGCTTTCTTCGTGCCTTGATGCGTCAATCGGTTGATATGACGCCCGTATGGATGATGCGGCAGGCTGGGCGCTATCTTCCTGAGTATCGTGCAACGCGCACCCAAGCGGGTGATTTTCTCAAACTGTGCATGAATACAGAATTGGCGTGTGAAGTCACTTTGCAGCCATTGCGCCGCTACGCGCTCGACGCGGCAATTTTATTTTCAGACATTCTCACCATTCCCGATGCAATGGGCTTGGGTTTATATTTTGAAGAAGGTGAAGGCCCGCGTTTCCGTAAAACTATTCGCACAGAAGCTGATATCAATCAGCTCGCGGTTATCAATCCCGAAAAAGATTTACCTTATGTGACGGATGCCGTGAAATTGATTCGCCGCGAATTGAACGGTGCAGTGCCTTTAATCGGCTTTTCTGGCAGCCCGTGGACTTTGGCGACTTACATGATTGAAGGTGGCTCCAGTCGTGAATTTCAGCACGCCAAAAGAATGTTGTATGACACACCGGCTATGCTGCATCAATTATTGACCGTGCTGGCAGATTCGGTGGCTGTCTATCTCAATGCGCAAATAGAGGCGGGTGCGCAGGCGGTGCAGATTTTTGACACTTGGGGCGGCGCGTTGAGCCATGCGGCTTACGAAGAGTTTTCATTGGCGTATATGACGCGCGTGGTGAGTCAGTTGCAGCGCCAGCGAGAAGGGAGAGCTGTGCCAGTGATTCTGTTTACCAAAGGTGGTGGGCAGTGGTTGGAGGCTATGGCTGCATCCGGTTGCGATGCCTTGGGGTTGGACTGGACGGTGGATATTGGTAAAGCGCGGCAACGCGTGGGTGATAAAGTCGCGTTGCAAGGCAATATGGATCCCGCCATCCTGCGTGCATCCCCGCAGGCTATTCGCACTGAGGTAAAGCGTATCTTGGAGAGTTTTGGTGCACACTCAGGGCATGTGTTTAATCTTGGTCACGGAATAACACCGGATGTGCCTCCCGAGCACGCTGGTTGTTTTATTGACGCGGTGCACGAATTTTCCCAATAA
- a CDS encoding glutamate synthase subunit beta, giving the protein MGKITGFIEFDRQKDEYAEVSERVKHYKEFVIPMANEKATIQAARCMDCGTPFCTTGCPVNNIIPDWNDLVYKGNYQQALNTLHSTNNFPEFTGRICPAPCEAACTLNVNRDPVGIKSIERFIAEKGWENSWVTPQPAANKTGKKVAVVGSGPAGLAAAQQLARAGHTVTVFEKNDRIGGLMRYGIPGFKLEKTVLDRRLEQMKAEGVTFRTGVLIGKDFPSVVGNDAKEIISPAQLQKDFDAVVMAGGAEMPRDLLAPGRELQGIHFAMEFLPQQNKVDAGDKLPQQILATGKHVVVIGGGDTGSDCVGTSNRHGALSVTQLEVMPRPPEQENKPLVWPYWPLKLRTSSSHDEGCERDWSVSTKRFEGSNGKVEKIIACRVEFKEGKLEEVPNSEFEIKADLILLAMGFVSPVANVLDAFGVEKDARGNVKASTDGEGCYRTSIDKVFAAGDMRRGQSLVVWAIREGRQCAREVDAFLMGSSILPR; this is encoded by the coding sequence ATGGGAAAGATTACGGGTTTTATAGAGTTTGATCGCCAAAAAGATGAATACGCTGAAGTGTCGGAGCGGGTCAAACATTACAAAGAATTTGTTATTCCTATGGCGAATGAGAAAGCCACGATTCAGGCAGCGCGTTGCATGGATTGTGGTACACCATTTTGCACAACGGGTTGCCCTGTGAATAACATTATTCCTGATTGGAATGATTTGGTTTACAAGGGCAACTATCAGCAAGCACTCAATACGCTGCACTCCACCAATAACTTTCCTGAGTTTACCGGTCGTATTTGCCCTGCGCCCTGTGAAGCAGCGTGCACACTGAATGTTAATCGCGACCCTGTCGGCATTAAATCGATTGAGCGTTTTATTGCAGAAAAAGGTTGGGAAAATTCTTGGGTTACACCACAGCCTGCCGCCAATAAAACGGGTAAAAAAGTGGCTGTTGTTGGTTCTGGCCCTGCTGGTTTAGCTGCTGCACAACAGTTAGCGCGAGCAGGTCACACGGTGACTGTTTTTGAAAAAAATGATCGCATCGGCGGTTTGATGCGTTACGGCATTCCTGGCTTTAAATTGGAAAAAACCGTGCTTGATCGTCGCCTTGAACAAATGAAAGCGGAAGGAGTGACATTCCGTACGGGCGTGTTGATTGGCAAAGATTTTCCCAGTGTTGTGGGCAATGACGCCAAGGAAATTATTTCTCCCGCGCAATTGCAGAAAGATTTTGATGCGGTGGTGATGGCGGGTGGTGCAGAAATGCCCCGCGATTTACTTGCGCCAGGCCGTGAGTTGCAGGGCATTCATTTTGCGATGGAATTTCTGCCGCAACAAAATAAAGTGGATGCTGGTGATAAATTACCGCAACAAATTTTGGCAACTGGCAAGCATGTAGTAGTTATTGGTGGCGGTGATACCGGTTCTGACTGTGTCGGTACATCGAATCGTCACGGTGCATTGAGTGTGACGCAGTTGGAAGTAATGCCTCGCCCGCCTGAGCAAGAAAACAAACCGTTGGTATGGCCTTACTGGCCGCTGAAATTGCGCACTTCTTCTTCGCACGATGAAGGTTGTGAGCGCGATTGGTCTGTGTCTACCAAGCGTTTTGAAGGCAGCAACGGCAAAGTGGAAAAAATTATCGCCTGCCGCGTTGAGTTCAAAGAAGGAAAATTGGAAGAAGTGCCCAACTCTGAATTTGAAATCAAAGCGGATTTGATTTTATTGGCGATGGGTTTTGTCTCGCCCGTTGCGAATGTGCTGGATGCTTTTGGTGTAGAAAAAGATGCGCGCGGTAATGTGAAAGCCAGCACGGATGGAGAAGGCTGCTATCGTACTTCCATCGATAAAGTATTTGCTGCGGGCGATATGCGCCGTGGTCAATCGTTGGTGGTGTGGGCGATTCGTGAAGGTCGTCAATGCGCACGCGAAGTAGATGCATTCCTGATGGGTTCCTCTATACTGCCCCGTTGA